One Brassica oleracea var. oleracea cultivar TO1000 chromosome C7, BOL, whole genome shotgun sequence genomic window carries:
- the LOC106303422 gene encoding uncharacterized protein LOC106303422, which translates to MRMNLNGGLGIRKKSGSIQERSINCSVPLPQRFPGTRRCPTRDRILSWGLQTDPKCLYCNVGDESITHCFFECNFTWEIWKIIAAKCGFSSTRQWQALLLQLQHHPPNKVLKTLLLLCWQATLYTLWTERNNRLHNAHFSSSAELVRQIKLTVKNRASSLRIDRPKFSSSLLQLWFAT; encoded by the exons ATGAGGATGAACTTGAATGGTGGCCTGGGAATCAGAAAGAAATCAGGTTCCATACAGGAGCGATCTATAAACTGCTCTGTCCCTCTTCCCCAACGGTTTCCTGGCACAAGGAG GTGCCCCACTCGTGATAGAATTCTTAGTTGGGGACTGCAAACAGACCCAAAATGCCTCTACTGCAATGTTGGAGATGAGTCAATTACACATTGCTTTTTTGAATGCAACTTCACATGGGAAATTTGGAAAATTATCGCAGCAAAGTGCGGCTTCTCTTCTACTAGACAGTGGCAAGCACTACTACTTCAGCTTCAACACCATCCACCAAACAAGGTCCTCAAGACACTGCTTCTCTTGTGCTGGCAAGCGACTCTTTATACTCTTTGGACAGAGAGGAACAACCGACTACACAACGCCCATTTCTCATCATCTGCTGAGTTGGTAAGACAGATCAAACTAACTGTTAAAAACAGAGCTTCCAGTTTAAGGATTGACAGACCCAAGTTCTCATCATCTCTTCTCCAGCTTTGGTTTGCAACCTGA